A stretch of bacterium DNA encodes these proteins:
- a CDS encoding DUF58 domain-containing protein yields MTPTAPAGTGAHEASLFDPEFLQRLETLSLITRRRVQGQQRGERRSVARGRGIEFDDYRAYQAGDDYRYIDWNIVSRLDRIFVKLFSEEEDLDVQLLLDTSASMAVGTPSKLALGKRVAAAIGYIGLSNLDRVGVTAFTSERGPSLARLRGRGRAFDLLRFLDGLTADGRTDLGQTMRRHLKASRHRGLLIVISDLLDPHGYETGLLHARQQRFQTFLIQILADEEIAPPLAGDLRLVDVETGRAVEITVDAEALRAYAEARDAYFLAVERFCFRHGIDYVRTASSVPADALVLRYLRQAGLVR; encoded by the coding sequence GTGACGCCCACCGCTCCGGCCGGCACCGGTGCGCACGAGGCAAGCCTGTTCGACCCCGAGTTTCTCCAGCGGCTCGAGACGTTGAGCTTGATCACCCGGCGCCGGGTCCAGGGCCAGCAGCGCGGCGAGCGGCGCAGCGTCGCGAGAGGGCGGGGCATCGAGTTCGACGACTACCGCGCGTATCAGGCCGGCGACGACTACCGCTACATCGACTGGAACATCGTGTCCCGGCTCGACCGCATCTTCGTGAAGCTGTTCAGCGAGGAGGAGGACCTCGACGTCCAGCTCCTGCTCGACACGAGCGCGTCGATGGCGGTCGGGACGCCCAGCAAGCTCGCGCTCGGCAAGCGCGTCGCCGCCGCGATCGGGTACATCGGTCTCAGCAACCTCGATCGCGTCGGGGTAACTGCGTTCACCTCGGAGCGGGGTCCCAGCCTGGCACGTCTGCGCGGCCGCGGCCGTGCGTTCGACCTGCTGCGTTTCCTAGACGGGCTCACAGCCGACGGGAGGACCGACCTCGGCCAGACCATGCGCCGTCACCTGAAGGCAAGCCGCCACCGGGGATTGTTGATTGTCATCTCCGATCTGCTTGATCCTCACGGCTACGAGACCGGACTCCTGCACGCGCGACAACAGCGGTTCCAAACGTTCCTGATTCAGATCCTCGCAGACGAGGAGATCGCGCCGCCGCTCGCGGGCGACCTCAGGTTGGTGGACGTCGAAACCGGTCGCGCGGTCGAGATCACGGTCGACGCAGAAGCGCTGCGTGCCTACGCCGAGGCGCGCGACGCCTACTTCCTCGCCGTCGAGCGATTCTGCTTCCGCCACGGCATCGACTATGTCCGGACCGCGTCATCGGTGCCCGCGGATGCGCTCGTCCTCCGCTACCTGCGACAGGCGGGACTCGTTCGGTGA
- a CDS encoding VWA domain-containing protein: MSLGAPAALWGLLALPFLVLLYLLRVRRRDHPVSSILLWQRSVPTLAAYRPSRRIERGLLLLLQLLAVAAIVAGLARPALVGRNVAGRDVVFVLDGSLSMRARDVSPTRFDRARGEALALVARLQLGQRAAVVLAAPHPVVLAPITDDFRAVAAALRNAEPWDAAGDVAAAVTVAAAQRPGPNGQIVVWTDAARGPLPAVSGVTYRIVGTSDDNVAITELRVLRDAPTPEALVRVDNYGSAARRVPLEVRLGETLVYRATLELQAGGSRTAVFPVAGAGVLRAHLAVRDMLPEDDDATAVLAPTPLPSVLLVGRGNPSLERVLRLLPVARAVATETVNPAAWAAFDVVILDRVDTGPLPPGNYLVIGSVPPNLPVSATGVTPQPEIATWDREDPVLRFVDLRDVRINRALTLVPEGGRVLAAGQTPLLWEYEGRGVRAVLLGFALEDSDLPAHVAFPILVRNSLAWLGGGVDGATAGDEVQIPAGSAAAATLVAPDGRRFDLHPTDGVFVLPPLVRAGLYRFSTAAGERTFAATIGGRDAGVIHPGRAPADAESAPPGSRASVVPGSVLVHVPLWPWLLTAAAAAVLGEWALATRRRGGDA, encoded by the coding sequence GTGAGCCTCGGCGCCCCGGCGGCGCTGTGGGGGCTTCTCGCGCTGCCGTTCCTGGTGCTGCTGTACCTGCTCCGCGTGCGGCGACGGGACCACCCGGTCAGCAGCATCCTGTTGTGGCAACGTTCGGTACCGACCCTCGCCGCGTACCGGCCGTCACGGCGCATTGAGCGCGGCTTGCTGCTCCTGCTCCAGCTGCTCGCGGTCGCGGCGATTGTCGCCGGGCTCGCGCGGCCGGCGCTGGTTGGCCGGAACGTCGCGGGGCGCGACGTCGTGTTCGTGCTCGACGGATCGCTCTCGATGCGGGCGCGGGACGTGTCGCCGACCCGGTTCGACCGGGCGCGCGGGGAGGCGCTCGCGCTCGTCGCCCGGCTGCAGCTGGGTCAGCGCGCCGCGGTTGTCCTGGCCGCGCCGCACCCGGTGGTGCTCGCGCCGATCACCGACGACTTCCGCGCGGTGGCTGCGGCCCTGCGCAACGCGGAGCCGTGGGACGCCGCCGGAGACGTCGCCGCAGCGGTGACCGTGGCGGCTGCGCAGCGGCCGGGGCCGAACGGGCAGATCGTCGTGTGGACCGACGCGGCACGCGGCCCGCTGCCCGCGGTCTCGGGCGTCACCTACCGCATCGTCGGGACGTCCGACGACAACGTGGCGATCACGGAGTTGCGCGTGCTTCGCGACGCCCCGACGCCCGAAGCGCTCGTCCGCGTCGACAACTACGGGAGCGCAGCCCGGCGCGTGCCGCTCGAAGTCCGCCTCGGAGAGACGCTGGTGTATCGCGCGACGCTGGAGCTGCAGGCCGGTGGCAGTCGGACTGCCGTGTTTCCCGTCGCCGGCGCGGGCGTGTTGCGCGCCCACCTTGCCGTCCGCGACATGCTGCCGGAGGACGATGATGCGACGGCGGTCCTCGCGCCGACGCCGCTGCCGTCGGTGCTGCTGGTCGGCCGCGGGAACCCCTCGCTCGAGCGCGTGCTCCGCCTCTTGCCGGTGGCGCGTGCCGTCGCGACCGAGACCGTCAACCCCGCGGCGTGGGCCGCTTTTGACGTCGTCATCCTCGACCGGGTGGACACTGGGCCGCTGCCTCCGGGGAACTACCTCGTCATCGGTTCGGTGCCGCCCAACCTGCCCGTCAGCGCGACTGGCGTCACGCCCCAGCCGGAGATCGCGACGTGGGACCGCGAAGACCCGGTCCTCCGGTTCGTGGACCTGCGCGACGTGCGCATCAACCGGGCCCTTACGTTGGTGCCCGAGGGCGGGCGTGTGCTCGCGGCTGGCCAAACGCCGCTGCTGTGGGAGTACGAGGGCCGGGGCGTGCGCGCGGTGTTGCTGGGGTTCGCGCTCGAGGACTCAGATCTACCGGCGCACGTGGCGTTTCCGATTCTCGTCCGCAACAGCTTGGCGTGGCTCGGCGGCGGCGTCGACGGCGCGACCGCCGGGGACGAGGTGCAGATTCCGGCCGGCAGCGCGGCCGCCGCGACGCTCGTTGCGCCGGATGGCCGGCGCTTCGACCTCCACCCCACCGACGGGGTCTTTGTGCTGCCGCCGCTGGTGCGCGCGGGTCTCTACCGGTTCTCGACGGCGGCGGGCGAGCGGACGTTCGCGGCTACGATCGGAGGGCGGGACGCGGGCGTGATCCATCCCGGGCGCGCACCGGCCGACGCTGAGTCGGCGCCGCCCGGGTCCCGGGCATCGGTGGTGCCCGGGAGCGTGCTGGTTCACGTGCCGCTCTGGCCGTGGCTGCTGACGGCCGCGGCTGCGGCGGTGCTCGGCGAGTGGGCGCTCGCGACGCGGCGCCGCGGGGGCGACGCATGA
- a CDS encoding MoxR family ATPase, whose translation MTEPAGSRDVDEFRRSFAAVRQELGRVIVGHESLLDLVVTALVAGGHVLLEGVPGLGKTLLVRTLAQALDLRFSRIQFTPDLMPADILGTNLIVQDDAGRRRFEFQPGPVFAQIVLADEINRATPKTQSALLEAMQEHAVSTAGVSRPLDEPFFVLATQNPIEMEGTYPLPEAQLDRFLFKLRVAFPELDDLRTIAERTTGPEDPTARQVADAAAILRMQAIAREVPVASHVRDYAVRLVLATHAASPQASLSAKRFIRYGASPRGLQALIRAGKVRALVQGRLNVSVEDIQALALPALRHRLILSFEGEAEGVDADDLVRQAIEELGAVPTPAAGA comes from the coding sequence GTGACGGAGCCAGCCGGATCCCGCGACGTGGACGAGTTTCGTCGATCGTTCGCCGCCGTGCGTCAGGAGCTCGGCCGGGTCATCGTCGGGCACGAGTCGCTCCTCGATCTGGTGGTTACCGCGCTTGTGGCAGGCGGTCACGTGCTGCTCGAGGGCGTGCCCGGGCTCGGCAAGACCCTGCTGGTCCGCACGCTGGCGCAGGCGCTGGACCTTCGCTTCTCGCGGATCCAGTTCACGCCAGATCTGATGCCCGCGGACATCCTCGGGACGAACCTGATCGTCCAGGACGACGCCGGCCGCCGGCGGTTTGAGTTCCAGCCCGGTCCGGTGTTCGCCCAGATTGTGTTGGCCGACGAAATCAACCGAGCGACGCCCAAGACGCAGTCTGCGCTCCTCGAAGCGATGCAGGAGCATGCGGTCTCGACCGCCGGGGTGTCCCGCCCTCTCGACGAACCGTTCTTCGTGCTGGCGACGCAGAACCCGATCGAGATGGAGGGCACGTATCCGCTGCCGGAAGCCCAGCTCGACCGGTTCCTCTTCAAGCTCCGCGTCGCGTTCCCGGAGTTGGACGACCTGCGGACGATCGCCGAGCGGACGACCGGCCCGGAGGATCCGACGGCCCGCCAGGTGGCCGACGCCGCGGCGATCCTGCGCATGCAGGCGATCGCACGCGAGGTGCCGGTCGCGTCTCACGTTCGGGACTACGCGGTGCGGCTGGTGTTGGCCACGCACGCGGCGTCGCCGCAGGCGTCGTTGTCGGCGAAGCGCTTCATCCGGTACGGGGCCAGTCCGCGCGGCCTGCAGGCGCTCATCCGCGCGGGGAAGGTGCGCGCCCTTGTCCAGGGACGTCTGAACGTCTCGGTCGAGGACATCCAGGCGCTCGCGCTCCCGGCGCTCCGGCACCGGTTGATCCTCAGCTTCGAAGGCGAGGCCGAAGGCGTGGACGCGGACGACCTGGTGCGCCAGGCGATCGAGGAGCTTGGCGCCGTCCCCACGCCGGCCGCCGGCGCGTAA